From the genome of Venturia canescens isolate UGA chromosome 11, ASM1945775v1, whole genome shotgun sequence:
GTGATGAGGAGCAGCGGAAGCAGCAGCGGGGAACCGGGCGACAATACGCCCGGGCCTTACACAGTTTTGACGGACGAATCGCAAAACGGGAGCGGGGCTCCTTACAGCCTGATTAATTCGACGGGTTCGGCGCCCTACGGAGCTTGCGCCTCCTCCGTCGCGTCGTACAGTCTCCTGGAGAACGGGCCCGTCCCGGCGCTCTGGGGTCCACCGCCACCGTACAGCGATCCGAACAGTCCGGCCCGGAGGCCCCAAATCAGCGAGGAACGCCGAGCCCCCGGATCGACGATTCGCTGCAACTCCACCGGAACCACTCCGGTCAATGCTCCTGCCAACAGAATTTCCAGTGTCAAAAGAATAGAAAACTTCGAACCGGTCACTTGCGACGgtaaagatttaaaaaataataataataaaaaaatgaccgagaaaatgaattctttcaaaattttcctccttttttctgcaagctcattcattttcttttttacagaATATCGACAACAACGCGCGACGAATATGCGTCCTTCGGACAACTACGAAAACACCGAGGAAGTTATGTTCGCCGGGACCGAGCCGGACATCGAAATGGGAAACTTGCATCTCCACAATCATCACCTGGCGCAGCGAGCACAGAAAGAGGAAGGGACGAAAGGGAGACACGTGAGAAAAGCGCTCAAAGGCGTCGAGAACGGCGGCTTTCAGCAGGAGCCTGGCAATAATTCGCTCAACAAGCAATCCGAGAGCGAATTGTacttcggcgacgtttcatcGTGCTGCGGACCCGAAAGCAGCTTCTACGATCTAGCTGTCGAGAAGGATCAGCAATCGAGTAAAGAAATATTTGCTTTTCCGTCGCagcattttcgaaaaattcgataaaaatttaccccccccccccctcccccccccccagcgtaaaaaatgaaaaaaacacattCGAAGAACTGAACCGAactataaaaatcgttttccagGCGCCGTCGACTCCACGGACAACTTGATCGAGTATCCGGCCAGCAGTAGATTCAGCAGGCAGCGTCAGTCGTCGAAGCGCGCACGGCAGCCTTTGCCCTTGGGCTCGAGCCACACCCCGGAAGCGTCGGCTGGCCCGTTGGCCGAGAGTTATTCGCCCTTGAACAGCATCTCCGTGGCGGAGGAATTTTCGAGAAGTTCCTCGAGTCGCGGCCCCTTCTTGGCTCCGGACGCTCAGTACGAAGTAATCGATCAGCAGACCCGCTACACCTATTACAGTCCGAAGAACAGCGCCAGCGGTGCCGGGAGCAGCGGCGAGCACGTGCTCGAGATCCCGCTCCCGTCGCTCGCCTCGCTCGCCTACCGGAGCGGAAACTCGAGCGAGCAGCAGATCGACCTGGACGAGATCGACGGCTCTCCGGACTACGGGATCGACCGGCTGAGCCTGGAGGGCCGCGGCAACAAGGGGAAACCCGGAACCCCCGTCGCCAAGTCCCCGACGCCCTCGAGCCTCGTCGAGGACATTCCGTCGTCGCCGAATCCTCTGGGCCAGAGGTCCGGCAGCGAATCCACCGGGAACTCTCGCGACTCGTTGTGGCCCGGCGAGCATCAGAGCCGGCCGAACGAAAACGTGTGCCCCGTCAACGTCTGAGGAGTCGGAGGATCACCGCCGGTTAAGGCTCCGGGCGAGTCCAACGGAAACTAGAAAATTGGAGGTTTCTCCCCGCTCGACTCGCTCTCGTATTTCGAGTGTGCGATCGTAGATAAATGAGTCAAGTGTCGTTTAGGATTCTTGCCAGAAACGGTACTCGCAGCGCGTTTTAGCGCCGCGTGATTAATCTCGCTTCCCACTGAGGAAAGGGCTCGAGAAACGCCGAAGAAAATGGGACAATAAGCAAGAGGGACTCGCAACCGAGTCGAAACGTCTTTTTCCTACTCGCTTAAAACAAGCAAAAACGTTATTTAAATATTTGTATTATAATTGTTGCTGGATTTATCGTAACGGAAGGGAGGCCCGAGGGGAGGCTGCTCAGCGCGATATTCGGAGCTCCCTTTTTCGCCAAGTTTTTCTTCCAAATCCAAAGAgttcaaattattttaaattcGTCGCTCAAAGAGGCCGATTTCGTGGGTTCGAAAACGTCAGGAATTTATGTCTTTGTAGCTCTCCGGATTAGTGATAATTACGATACTTTAACCCTCGATTCTCAGCTAATTTATTGAGAGAATCGATCTTTTCTCGTCTGCGTATAAAAAATAAGCGAACACACAAACAAATGACAAATTCGTATTTTAAaatgccgaaaaaaaaaaaataaatatttatcgatGTTTTGTACATAAATCGCTCTCTCGATACCTTTTCCTCCCTCAAACTATCGCGATCCGGTAGTCGCGTGCTTTAATAAACAGGCGAAGTCGAGTGTGCTCGGTTTATCATTAagcagcgagcgagcgagggagaaagagaaggaagagGCTTTATGCTCGTCCGTCCGACTTCGGCAGCTGGATCGTGCGTTTGGGGCACGCGTCTCAACGGTCGTTGCAGCTGCCTCTGGAAGTGCTCGGGGTACGCTCGGCTCAGCGAGGGTTCCTTCGCCGGGGCCTGCGTCCAGGTGAGTTTCCCTGCGACATCGAGCGCTCGAGTTATTTCTCTAAAAGTCGAATAactttgtcgaaaaaaatcgcagccaactttttcaaaaaggGAATTGAAGCTGGAGGTTCCGGCTTCGATGTTCCGCTCGGAAAGCGGCGTTGAAAAATTCCTCCCGGCGACGAGGTTCGGCCGAAGCTCAGGAAGCGGTGACGGACGAACCTTGGCTTTCAAACCTGCCTACCGGGCGTAAAAACGGTcgtggaaaattttcaaaaaaacgtaaatgaGGCTAAAATTCTCGGCTTTGAAACGCCCGTCGTTAAACTCGTCCATCCCCGCTAATGGAGAAATGCCTGGCGGTGGAGCGCCGCAACTTTTTCGACCTTCAGAGTCAGCCAAAAGCGACAAAATTTATATCCAAAACGAAAATATCGACGAAAAACTTCATCCCAACAAACAGCAACAAGAAAAAACCGAATAATTCACATTCGTTTATCGATTTTAATGTAAAATATCAAAACCAGGAAGAacattttgaagaaaacgaaaaaaaatgctgcaaattaaaattcgcaaattgcttcctcaagatgctcaagatgcacgatgctcaaagcttactctatgaggtgctatatttttcattttagcttcctcatagagcaagctttgagcatcgtgagCAGCTCTGAGGAagcaattgtcaaattttaatttgcagcattttttttttacacaagcaaataatgtattttctctaccttcttttacgaactttaatttatctctgtttgaatacataaaaaaaaaactgaatgacgagccatcagaaaaaacagtttgcacctttcaattttcatcgtttttctatttacattgaaattaaataattccgacaactttgctggaaagtatagaggaagtacagacttgtacacgatatcttacaaaatttccaaaaattcaagcGGTCAGACgatcttttgaaaaactctcatattttcgtaaaattcaaaaaatcataaaatttaaaccgctcaaccgatattccccaaattcaataccaaccttcccaTTATGATagtatatttataaaaaaaaaaaaaaattatcaataaatcttaaaattttcgaaagttggAGCGTCGACTCcctttttacgaaaatttcaaaaggtcgtaggattcgtaatttttgacaaattttgacaaaattatcagagaatgaagagctcgTATAGATTAAAATCTgcgcaaaacggtagccctgtacctcaaaccgtttccgagttataagtgttttaattttgcagtgccaaaacatacacgcacacacacacacacacacacatccggaaattttttttagatacgGTTTTTCGATGgtttggaaaattttgagcacattgacattgaaaagtggaaaaaaaaatgttcatcgtCACGTAGCTTCCTCTAGAGGAAGCAAAACAAGAATTTTCGGGTTTTTCAATTCTCGCTGGAGCCGAAAACTCTGGTCGAGTCGAGTATAGTTTCGAGGACGAGAGATCCGAGGGCCCGAACGGTTTCGGTGGGAGGGGAAAGCGGCGATggggggagcgagagagagcgtCGCACCGGGCCCGTATGCTGTTCACCCTGGCGGGTTCACCCCTCGTTGGAGAAACAGGCGAGCCCGTTTCTCGGAGCATCTGTCTCCGTCTGCAACGGTCGTGTGTGACTCCGGGGGCGCCCCGTTCCGTTGATCCGCTCCGGATCGTCAGTTTCCTTCGAGCCGCGTTCGAGGGAGGTTTTGAGAGAGTGAGCTCCGCAATTTGGGATAAAAAGCGAGCGCGAGCGGCTCCAGGGACGTTTTCGTGTCGCGCGTCGACGTAAAATGTGTGAAAGAATCGAGTGTCGAAAAATCGACAGTGGAATTTCGCCAGCTTTCCGAGTCGCCAGGAGTTTTGCCCTGGAAACTTGGCCGTCGAGGGTTCCCTTCGTCTCCAGCGCGTTGCTCATCGTCCTCGGCGCCGAGAGCTCCTAAGCCCCTCGGCAGGGTGCCCCAGGAGTCCGCGCCCTCGGAGAACGAGTTCCGGAGAGCCCCTTAACCGCCAGGATGGCCTACACCAATCCGAGCTTCTGCCAGCAGTCGGAGTTCGTCCAGAACCATCGCCTGGAGGAGCTGCCACCCCCGCCGCAGTTCCAAGCGGCCGAGGAGCTGCCGCCGCCCTCGCCGTCGCCTCCCCCGCCGCCCCCGGGCGCCCAGCCGCACCAGCAACGCTTCTACGACGCGGGCAAGTCCAACCCCGGCTTCCGCTACGCAGCCGACGACGATGCGCCGACCCGGGGCGACGATCGGTACGCCTACCTCGAGCGGAAGAACGTCGTCGCCGCCGCCGCCAGCTTCCAGGACGCCTACGCCGTCCCCATCAACGAACGACGACCCATCGTGCACGAACGCGAGGTCCGTTCTCGCTACGAATACATCcaggacgacgacgaggacccCGTCGACGAGAAAACCCACCAAAATCGCCCTCGCACTCCCGAACAACTCACCAGGAACTCCAGCCGATCCTCCAGGTACGGCTTCCTCGAGAGCCCCGACAACGTCCCCGCCGTCTTCGCATACCAGCGACGCGACTCCACCAGGAAAACCGAAGTCTCGCGGTACGCACTCCTCCCCGCCAACAGCCTCGACGACCATCCCAGAGAACCCAACCAGTGGAACTCCCCCGTCAGAAACTCCGGCGTTCTCGCCAGCCAGAGATCCAACTCAAACCGAGGtaagaaacaaacgaaaattccTTCGatgctcaattttttcaaaaacatccaacattatctatttttcatgggttcttttaaaaatcatttccacACTCCGCttcgaaaattccatttttcaatcCTTTTACTTTCGCGCTCTTTCGCCGAATCGgcaccatttttttaaactacTTAAACATTCGCCTGCACGAAGACCTTAAATTTTCGTGGGGAAACTCAAAACCCCATATTCCTCGGTACTTTCCCGGGTGCATCTCGCTGACcgatttttccaataattttcagcggagtcgataagaaaacgagaaaaaatagcaACGAATGagaatatttggtaaaaatgtcCAAAATTTTTCGGAGCTCAGTAAAAGGACTGAAAAACGAtgctgaaaatgatttttaaccTGGTTCGATGCTGACCGCGCGTTCATTATCGTCCCCCAGGTCGTTACGCTCGAGTGCCGAGCCAAGAGGTGCTGGATCCGCCTGTGGTGCCGGAGCGAAATGCGCGTGAGCAGCAGCTTGCAACGAGACATCCGGAGGAGATGAATTATTCATCGGGAAAGAACAACGTTGCGACGCAAAAACTCCACGAGATACTGACGACCCCGAGGAAGCCGCGCTCTCGCTCGGAGGAGCGAACGCTCTCGCCGAGTAAAAGGCACCAGCAGTACGCCGGTGTGAGCAGCAACGTCGTTCAGCGGGGAGCGATGACACCGACGGGCTCTCCTTCAGGTGTGGAAAATTAACGGAATTCCCCTCAGTTGGGGATGGCGAATAAAAACCAATGAACTTGAGGACGATCGATCACGGGGTCGAATCCAAGATTGTGACCTGAAATTTTTCTGTCATGTAGATGaatatttaaggagtttcggtacagcgatacaatgttgccatgctaaaccatgctaaaaacataaaaaagttcaaaaagttatgaattttataaaatttggtcaacgtATTCTTtggtgccaaatttgacaacacaaattttttatgatttttcttctacacagttatcgagtaattgatcactaaagttccgggcatgagaaatctgctttaaggaagttgaagcgatatatataggacatcatacgaaaaatacattagattttgttattccaaaataataatgaattgaaaatttacgtgaattttcttcaatagcgcttaattatgtgtgaaaaatttgaagaggtttcaccgcctagtaatcgagatattcattgtataaaatgacaaggttaaacatgggctcttatatggaagctttcaaaaaatggcaaacttcaataataaatatctcaatttcacgacggtgaaccatcggcatatcccgccagaagtttaatactgtcttaagctttcggtttaaaaaattttaatgtgcaaagttggaaaatagttttaacataagatacgcttcgacctccttaatgcgtaattactcgataactaagtagaagaaaattttgaaaaaacttgtgttttcgcacttgatgttgaagaacattatcacgaaatttcatcaatttctaattatttagacttttgtaccatacatAATTAATGATTCGATGGTATTTTCGTTTCCCGAAGGTCGTTACGTGTCGAGTCCGTCCTCGGGTTTCGTCTCAGGAAGTTTGAGTTCGCGACGGGAGCAGCGTCAACTGATTCACGGATCATCGCAGCGAGGAATCGATTCGTCACCGAGTAGTTCAGGGACGTTGATGGGCCCGCACACGTCGACGCCGACGAAGGAGCCTTCTGCGCGTCGCTGTCTTCCCCTCAACGTGGACAACTCGTCGAGCACGCGAGTTCGCGACATTCGCGAATCGGCCTCTTGTCCGGCCAGTAATTGCGGACGCCAACGATATCCGAGCAGGAATAATAGCGTTGTCGGTTCGCCGAGTGAACCCCCACCTCGATACGCGTATCTGGATGGCCTGAGCGAGGCGATCCCGATGGTCACCGGATCCCCCAGGTATCAGGTCGTTCCGACGAGCGACGAGAAATCCATCGAGAGTGCCTTCATCGCGCGAACTGCGGTTGTAAGTGTTTTTTCAGtgttatttttgttcaattgaggagggtggatcgcgacgatacgatgttgccatgctaaaccatgttaaatacataaaaaaactttaaatgataagaatttaataaaatttggtaaatgtattctttaaaaggatataaaaaaatataaatttttttttatttttctaccacatagctctcgagtaatcgaacactaaagttcacgtgtacaagcatagagtttacacatATACAGtcatacatctcgtgcataatattggattatggaagcaggtttcgaaataaatggcacaaagtttaagcagagcaattatatattttattaaatgaactttactctaagagatctatcgattaactgagcgttgcagtggtcgaaaaagtgactctgactctaacgacaaagggcctcgtgtcgacctctttcttgatctgtatattcgttatataaacaaacttataggactgcgagcacgctctcatgtgtattgtttaatatcaagttttattactatgctgatggattatttttgctcatattccaatacataagaacttcgatttaacgttcaattattcaataaccatgtggtaaaaaaatttgaaaaaaatagtatttgtatatttgaggccaaagaatgttatcaccaaattttatcaaattctcattattttgatttcgtcaTCCAGCCTCTTTAACAATCCATTGATTCACCGATCATGTGCATGCGCATTAGTTcattaatttattcatttatcgtGGATTCACCGATTCACTCGTTCACGTATCGTTACTTTggatttataattcaatcgTTCGTTAAGCTTTCATTTAAAATTCATCCAACATCCTTCCAGTCAATATTTATCCATCCAtccattaaggaagttgaggctgtacagtcattttttttacccaaaagtgatgacctgtacctttcaaaagttaggccagtttacagtttggcaatgttgcatacactttaaagaaaagttggggaaaaaaagacgaaaaactggtgaaagctcaatcGAAAAGACGAACGGTGATGATCCTagtctcaaaaaactgcacgggaaacagattattattaatataatctcagcaaatctcctaataaatctgaaaaaaattgacattgttcagcaagccttgctcatgttgcccaaaaaatttcatatttttagcatcatttttaacggagatatcactgaatgtgtcttgacttccaaaagattacatgttatttggcccaaattgttattgatttttctcagcaacgacgctcctaaactgtctgaaaatttaactgatttttttttacacttcactttatacgatgcaatcggtttaaaagcggtgacatcattttcattctaatgcctcaacttccttaaacgtTCACGGATCTATTGAACTTTCTTCCATCAATCcattaattataattttattctcaattaATTGAATCTTCATTTTATTCGACAGGTTCCACCTCTGTCACCTCCAAACAGCGAAGCAAACACGACTCTGGCTAGTGGCATAGAGAAGAGCGAGCGCCGGAACGCGCCACTTCTCCTTCTACTCGTCGGTGTTCTCACCTGTGGTTTGGCGCTCTACCTCTCCTGGAGCCAGGGTCGAAGGTAAGCtacgaaaaatcacattttctgCCCTGCTCTTTATTCCTTCGCTAATTCTGAGCTTCAcctttttcaacgaatcatgCCTGCCCACAGATACTACTTGGACAGCGCAGCTGGTTGCGGGGCGTGCTGCGCCCTCGCCGGAGCTTGCAGGAGCCTTCGGAGAACGTGGACCGGCCTGGGCCTCGCTGGCCTCTCGGCTCTGAGCTGCGGTGGCCTCCTCCTGCTGGCAGCCAAAGCACCGAGAGCTGGGACTCCCCTGCACGACGTCACCGCCGGCGCACTCTGCGGCGTTTCTCTCCTCGGTGCAGCCCTCGCACTCCTCGCTCTTCTCTCACCGAAATGCCACTTCTCTCGACACCGACGCGTCCACTCCTGGATCCCACGATTTTCTCCCTGAATTCAATCAAATCTCATTACCTGAACGTGTATACTCGCTTCTCGACGCGCATACCAGATTTGTAAGCTAATTGGATTTTGTACATTTTAGTATTCTTGTTGCGGAGACTCAccgaacgaaatttcacgaCGAAACAATATTgtatatttttaataataatttacgaATAATTTATGATATGTTAATTTACGATATTTATGTACTGAAACGCTCTTATTATTCAAGttgtaataaataaacaatcgtAATACCTCGCTTTCGTGGATTTGaagtgaaaacattttttcaaaagtccCAAATGGAATGTTTCTGGATTCAAACTAGATGGGACTTGACGAGTCACAAAATGTGTTTTCTTCGTACGTATAACTTGCTGCTTCACGATGCTGGTCCACTGGATTTTTTATCGTTGGAGATAATGACTTGGAATTGTGGAACCATGCAGCTGGCAAATTGGTCTTGGTCGAAAAGACTCaaaatatttgtgaaaaatgattttctggtTCGGAAATCAGAGGCTCGATATTCGTGAGGGTTCATTTATTCTTCGAATATTTCGTTTCACATCACATCGGTTACATTAATAATTgttttgaaaatgattaaacttatttttcatataaatcGATCTGTTTTCATGGAATTGAATAATCGATCCTTAAACTTAAATATTTCCACAAAATTAAAtggtttttcattgaattgtaattattatttgtgaattaaaataaaatacggAGTCACTCATCTTTGTACGAAAAGAAGTTTCCAGTactcaaaattattgaaaggtCTTTTTACAATATTATCGCAGCTGTTATTCTCGAGGAAGCAAtcgaacgaattttcattccTCCAATGCGCAGGCACGATCTTCATTCGAAGTCAGGGCCGTTGATAAATCATTTCTCTGGAATTATTCGATACGTGAATAATCGCAATTCGGTGGAACGGTCCGCAGTTGGCACGCGCAATTCTATGAATCCTTCCTTCGATCGCAATCGTTTTCCAGAACGCTCTCGTGACGACACAATTGTggaaatttctaaatttttctccatttattttatttcttcctttctttccTGTTTTTCTCATCTGCCAAAATTCGTCGACTTCGTTTCATCCCGAATGGTTTTATAAGCTAATTCGTCATTTTTACTTCGTTAAACTTATATTGCTCCACGGAAGAAATATTCCAAAAGTTGGAGCGTCCACTTTGGTTGATCGGCGAACATGAAATGTCCAGCGTTCCTGACAACGGCTTCGACGAGGTTGCCGGATTTTCTGACGTAACCAGCGACTTCGTCGCGGGCGTCTCGCCATTCTAGTTGGACAGCGTTTCTGAATCTCTTCGCACCAGGCCAGCTCAACGCATTGAGCCAGACTGCCATCGACCGATAAGAACAGAGAATGTCAAGGTTCCCGGTGTACACCAAGATT
Proteins encoded in this window:
- the LOC122417852 gene encoding uncharacterized protein isoform X2, with translation MDGYPVLQIVRCQFGSDVAAVNLPASSGYPFGPHSHSHLTHPLSHAHLTAYRCPPSHPYGPNSGDNGGCCKKYVVLCCLCGGLSAAVGSLFLAVHAVLSAHTASLALFETVPSYIPGSMLILMGLFTILLARRKHRYGFLMKMCGSVGVVCALVCVLVTVTTTVVHMSRLQGLRECIYTERARSCTCYGSTQGRVLSDPGVLFEETPHCEAVHGALYDCLRALFGVSVAGILACIFSCMLLYQLLSHEKKKMYWEQLQLRCRSLYGQGGSGAVGAGTGGSCGCCNDCGGTSPWWAQTPGNLYTPNPDLAPFSRRWRLPWSRSRGPAPTPDSNYGFHTQSRGAVVMRSSGSSSGEPGDNTPGPYTVLTDESQNGSGAPYSLINSTGSAPYGACASSVASYSLLENGPVPALWGPPPPYSDPNSPARRPQISEERRAPGSTIRCNSTGTTPVNAPANRISSVKRIENFEPVTCDEYRQQRATNMRPSDNYENTEEVMFAGTEPDIEMGNLHLHNHHLAQRAQKEEGTKGRHVRKALKGVENGGFQQEPGNNSLNKQSESELYFGDVSSCCGPESSFYDLAVEKDQQSSAVDSTDNLIEYPASSRFSRQRQSSKRARQPLPLGSSHTPEASAGPLAESYSPLNSISVAEEFSRSSSSRGPFLAPDAQYEVIDQQTRYTYYSPKNSASGAGSSGEHVLEIPLPSLASLAYRSGNSSEQQIDLDEIDGSPDYGIDRLSLEGRGNKGKPGTPVAKSPTPSSLVEDIPSSPNPLGQRSGSESTGNSRDSLWPGEHQSRPNENVCPVNV
- the spdo gene encoding uncharacterized protein spdo, with the translated sequence MAYTNPSFCQQSEFVQNHRLEELPPPPQFQAAEELPPPSPSPPPPPPGAQPHQQRFYDAGKSNPGFRYAADDDAPTRGDDRYAYLERKNVVAAAASFQDAYAVPINERRPIVHEREVRSRYEYIQDDDEDPVDEKTHQNRPRTPEQLTRNSSRSSRYGFLESPDNVPAVFAYQRRDSTRKTEVSRYALLPANSLDDHPREPNQWNSPVRNSGVLASQRSNSNRGRYARVPSQEVLDPPVVPERNAREQQLATRHPEEMNYSSGKNNVATQKLHEILTTPRKPRSRSEERTLSPSKRHQQYAGVSSNVVQRGAMTPTGSPSGRYVSSPSSGFVSGSLSSRREQRQLIHGSSQRGIDSSPSSSGTLMGPHTSTPTKEPSARRCLPLNVDNSSSTRVRDIRESASCPASNCGRQRYPSRNNSVVGSPSEPPPRYAYLDGLSEAIPMVTGSPRYQVVPTSDEKSIESAFIARTAVVPPLSPPNSEANTTLASGIEKSERRNAPLLLLLVGVLTCGLALYLSWSQGRRYYLDSAAGCGACCALAGACRSLRRTWTGLGLAGLSALSCGGLLLLAAKAPRAGTPLHDVTAGALCGVSLLGAALALLALLSPKCHFSRHRRVHSWIPRFSP